One part of the Raphanus sativus cultivar WK10039 chromosome 7, ASM80110v3, whole genome shotgun sequence genome encodes these proteins:
- the LOC108831364 gene encoding polyamine oxidase 3, translated as MASEGKTDPQLNKDTSVSTLERMKKKRTPSVIVIGAGMAGIAAARTLQDASFQVVLLESRDRIGGRVHTDYSFGFPVDLGASWLHGVCKENPLAAVIGRLGLPLYRTSGDNSVLYDHDLESYALFDKAGNQVPQELVTKVGETFEHILEEICKVRDEQDEDMSISQAFSIVFKRSPELRLEGIAHNVLQWYLCRMEGWFAADAETISAKCWDQEELLPGGHGLMVRGYRPVINTLSKGLDIRLNHRVTKIARRYNGVKVTTEKGDTFAADAAVIALPLGVLKSGMIEFEPKLPDWKQEAINDLGVGIENKIILNFDNVFWPNVEFLGVVAETSYGCSYFLNLHKATNHPVLVYMPAGQLARDIEKRSDESAAKFAFSQLQKILPDASSPINYLVSRWGSDINSLGSYSYDIVNKPHDLYERLRVPLDNLFFAGEATSTSYPGSVHGAYSTGVLAAEDCRMRVLERYGELEHEIEEEAPASVPLLISRM; from the exons ATGGCTTCCGAAGGCAAAACTGATCCTCAGCTGAATAAAG ATACTTCTGTCTCAACCTtggagaggatgaagaagaagagaacacCTTCAGTGATAGTTATTGGAGCTGGTATGGCTGGTATTGCGGCTGCTCGTACTCTTCAAGATGCTTCCTTTCAG GTTGTGTTATTGGAGTCTCGTGACAGAATTGGTGGACGAGTTCACACTGATTACTCTTTCGGTTTTCCTGTTGATTTGGGTGCATCTTG GTTGCATGGTGTCTGTAAAGAGAATCCTCTGGCTGCAGTCATTGGGAGGTTAGGACTGCCTCTTTATCGTACCAGCGGTGACAATTCTGTCTTGTATGATCACGATCTTGAGAG ttatgcTCTGTTCGATAAAGCTGGTAACCAAGTTCCTCAGGAGTTGGTAACAAAGGTTGGCGAAACTTTTGAGCACATTCTAGAAGAG ATCTGTAAAGTCAGGGACGAGCAAGATGAAGACATGTCAATATCTCAAGCCTTTTCTATTGTATTCAAGAGATCACCTGAACTGAG GCTGGAGGGGATTGCCCATAATGTGCTTCAGTGGTACTTGTGTCGTATGGAAGGGTGGTTTGCTGCTGACGCTGAAACCATCTCAGCAAAGTGTTGGGACCAG GAAGAACTGTTGCCTGGTGGACATGGTCTAATGGTTAGAGGGTATCGTCCTGTCATCAACACTCTTTCGAAAGGTCTTGATATTCGTCTAAACCACAG GGTCACCAAGATTGCCAGGCGCTACAACGGAGTGAAGGTGACTACCGAGAAAGGAGACACGTTTGCTGCCGATGCTGCAGTCATTGCTCTTCCTCTTGGAGTCCTAAAATCAGGAATGATTGAATTCGAACCAAAGCTTCCGGATTGGAAACAAGAAGCTATCAACGATCTCGGTGTAGGAATCGAGAACAAGATCATACTGAACTTTGACAATGTGTTTTGGCCAAACGTGGAGTTTCTAGGAGTGGTTGCAGAAACCTCCTACGGATGCAGTTATTTCTTGAACCTGCATAAAGCCACAAACCATCCTGTCCTTGTTTACATGCCGGCTGGTCAGCTCGCTAGAGACATAGAGAAGAGGTCTGACGAATCAGCTGCAAAATTTGCTTTTTCACAACTCCAGAAGATTCTTCCTGATGCATCTTCACCG ATAAATTATTTGGTATCAAGGTGGGGATCAGACATCAATTCATTGGGATCATATAGCTATGACATAGTGAATAAACCTCATGACCTCTATGAGAGGCTGAGAGTGCCATTGGATAATCTATTCTTTGCTGGGGAAGCTACTAGCACAAGCTACCCAGGATCAGTACATGGTGCCTATTCAACGGGAGTGTTAGCTGCTGAGGACTGCAGGATGCGCGTGCTTGAGCGGTATGGAGAGCTTGAGCATGAGATTGAAGAGGAAGCTCCTGCCTCTGTCCCGCTTCTTATATCCCGTATGTAA
- the LOC108831363 gene encoding protein DETOXIFICATION 41, translating into MSSTETYEPLLRRLHSDSQITERSSPEIEEFLGRGRSTVTPRWWLRLFVWESKLLWKLSGASIVVSVLNYMLSFVTVMFTGHLGSLELAGASIATVGIQGLAYGIMLGMASAVQTVCGQAYGARQYSSMGIICQRAMVLHLAAAVLLTFLYWYSGPILKAMGQTVAIAHEGQIFARGMIPQIYAFALACPMQRFLQAQNIVNPLAYMSLGVFLLHTLLTWLVTNVLNFGLLGAALILSFSWWLLVAVNGMYIVMSPSCRETWTGFSSRAFRGIWPYLKLTVASAVMLCLEIWYNQGLVIISGLLTNPTISLDAISICMYYLNWDMQFMLGLSAAISVRVSNELGAGNPRVAKLSVVVVNITTVLISLILCIVVLVFRVGLSKAFTSDKEVIVVVSDLFPLLAVSIFLNGIQPILSGVAIGSGWQAVVAYVNLVTYYVIGLPIGCVLGFKTSLGVAGIWWGMIAGVILQTITLIVLTLRTNWTSEVENAADRLKASANESQEMVTEGV; encoded by the exons ATGAGCTCCACAGAGACATACGAGCCGTTATTGAGACGGCTCCACTCAGATTCGCAGATAACCGAACGTTCTTCACCGGAGATAGAGGAGTTTCTTGGCCGTGGTAGATCCACGGTGACGCCACGGTGGTGGCTAAGGCTGTTTGTGTGGGAGTCAAAGCTTCTATGGAAGCTCTCTGGAGCCTCTATTGTCGTCTCTGTACTGAATTACATGCTCAGCTTCGTCACCGTCATGTTCACCGGCCATCTCGGTTCTCTTGAGCTTGCCGGCGCTTCCATCGCTACCGTCGGCATCCAAGGTCTCGCTTACGGTATCATG TTGGGAATGGCGAGCGCGGTCCAGACGGTGTGTGGTCAAGCGTATGGTGCAAGACAGTACTCATCAATGGGAATAATCTGCCAACGAGCCATGGTCTTGCACCTCGCAGCTGCCGTCCTACTCACGTTCCTCTACTGGTACTCTGGTCCGATTCTAAAGGCAATGGGGCAAACCGTAGCCATCGCACACGAAGGTCAGATCTTTGCGCGTGGGATGATTCCTCAGATCTACGCTTTTGCTCTCGCTTGTCCTATGCAGAGGTTCCTCCAGGCTCAGAATATAGTGAACCCTTTGGCTTACATGTCTTTAGGAGTTTTCTTGCTCCACACGTTACTCACGTGGCTTGTAACCAACGTGTTGAATTTTGGCTTGCTCGGTGCGGCTTTGATTCTGAGTTTCTCATGGTGGCTTCTTGTGGCTGTGAACGGTATGTACATCGTGATGAGCCCGAGTTGCAGGGAGACTTGGACTGGGTTTTCATCTAGGGCTTTTAGAGGGATTTGGCCTTACTTGAAACTCACGGTAGCTTCAGCAGTCATGCTAtg TTTGGAGATATGGTACAACCAAGGGCTAGTGATCATCTCCGGTTTACTCACCAATCCCACAATTTCTCTAGACGCAATTTCGATTTG TATGTATTACTTGAACTGGGATATGCAGTTCATGCTTGGTCTAAGTGCAGCAATCAG TGTCCGTGTGAGCAACGAGCTAGGAGCTGGAAATCCAAGAGTGGCTAAGTTATCAGTGGTGGTGGTGAACATCACGACGGTTCTCATCAGCTTAATCCTCTGTATCGTGGTGCTCGTGTTCCGCGTGGGTCTTAGCAAAGCCTTCACCAGCGACAAAGAAGTTATAGTTGTAGTCTCTGACCTCTTTCCCTTGCTGGCCGTTTCCATTTTCTTAAATGGAATCCAACCTATTCTCTCTG GGGTTGCTATTGGAAGTGGATGGCAAGCAGTGGTGGCTTATGTGAATCTTGTTACTTACTATGTTATTGGTCTTCCTATTGGCTGTGTTCTTGGCTTCAAAACAAGTCTTGGAGTTGCT GGGATCTGGTGGGGAATGATTGCAGGAGTCATACTTCAAACCATAACTTTGATTGTTCTAACACTTAGAACTAACTGGACTTCCGAG GTGGAAAATGCAGCTGATAGGTTGAAAGCTTCAGCAAATGAGAGTCAAGAGATGGTTACCGAAGGAGTCTAA